The following proteins are co-located in the Trichormus variabilis 0441 genome:
- a CDS encoding P-II family nitrogen regulator — MEAVKKIEVITNSLELPKVLEILEKYGVSGYTVIETVTGQGHRGKVIDDLETHILTNGYVMSICTEAQEQALVEAIQPVIKKYGGVCIVSDAKWTAH; from the coding sequence GTGGAAGCTGTCAAAAAAATAGAGGTAATTACCAATTCCCTAGAACTACCTAAAGTTCTAGAAATTCTTGAAAAATATGGTGTTTCAGGATATACGGTAATTGAAACTGTTACAGGTCAGGGACACAGAGGTAAAGTCATTGATGATTTAGAAACGCATATCCTAACTAATGGATATGTCATGAGCATTTGTACGGAAGCACAAGAACAAGCATTAGTAGAAGCGATTCAACCTGTAATTAAGAAATATGGCGGTGTATGTATTGTTTCTGATGCCAAATGGACTGCACATTAA
- a CDS encoding carbonic anhydrase: MPIKRIIAGLNEFHDNYFVAHRELFEHLSHGQNPELLFITCSDSRIDPFLITQSQPGDLFVIRNVGNIIPPYSRLNGGEAAGIEYAVEALGIKDIVICGHSHCGAMKGLLQIGNLAQQMPSVYEWLRCHAEATRRLVMDNYQGYSHEKLLKIAIEQNVLTQIENLETYPVIRSKLHSGQLTLHAWIYEIETGEVFAYDAENSQFKVIENRLFPVPNPLTNLHSA, encoded by the coding sequence GTGCCGATTAAGCGCATTATCGCTGGGCTAAATGAATTTCATGACAACTATTTTGTAGCTCATCGTGAGTTATTTGAGCATTTGTCTCATGGGCAAAATCCTGAGCTTTTGTTTATCACTTGCTCAGACTCAAGAATAGATCCGTTCTTAATCACACAAAGCCAACCAGGGGACTTATTTGTGATTCGCAATGTTGGTAATATTATCCCACCTTATAGTAGGTTGAACGGTGGGGAAGCTGCGGGGATAGAATATGCTGTTGAGGCTTTAGGTATTAAAGATATTGTTATTTGTGGACATTCTCATTGTGGTGCGATGAAGGGATTACTGCAAATAGGGAATCTTGCCCAACAAATGCCTTCAGTTTATGAATGGTTGAGGTGTCATGCTGAAGCTACCCGCCGCCTTGTGATGGACAACTACCAAGGTTATTCTCACGAGAAACTGTTAAAAATTGCTATTGAGCAAAACGTTCTTACACAGATAGAAAATTTAGAGACTTACCCCGTAATCCGTTCTAAACTTCATAGTGGTCAGCTGACACTTCATGCTTGGATTTATGAAATTGAAACTGGAGAAGTGTTTGCTTATGATGCTGAAAATAGTCAATTTAAAGTTATAGAGAATCGTCTATTTCCTGTGCCTAATCCTTTGACAAATTTACACTCAGCCTAA
- a CDS encoding lipid-A-disaccharide synthase-related protein: MSDVSRLSLASNSPTATPRLQLLVLSNGHGEDVIAVRILQALLQQANPPDIYALPLVGEGRAYENLNIPLIGAVRTMPSGGFIYMDGRQLARDVRGGLVQLTWSQIQAVRRWVSSQKKLGNNNAILAVGDIVPLLFAFISGANYAFVGTAKSEYYVRDEVGVLPRKSKAARWENFSGSIYHPWERWLMSRRRCRAVFPRDGLTTQTLKNWPIPAFDVGNPMMDGLEPKVSPQLFYMANARYQEMDRPLVITLLPGSRPPEAYQNWQVIMTGVSALMGSFQERDTFLPNSGSVIFLGAIASGLDLNILAQTVQSQGWRPHADLPLPLQDSNALIFKQRNAYLILTQQSYNECLHWGDVAIAMAGTATEQFIGLGKPAIAIPGKGPQYNPGFAEAQSRLLGLSLILVEEAVQVAQVVRSLFTNPDSLHIIRENGVRRMGKPGAAKRIAECLLEKFGNW, translated from the coding sequence ATGAGTGATGTGTCCCGTTTATCCCTAGCTTCTAACTCACCAACTGCAACCCCTCGGTTGCAATTACTGGTACTAAGTAACGGTCATGGGGAAGATGTGATTGCTGTCCGCATTTTGCAAGCGTTATTACAGCAAGCAAACCCACCAGATATTTATGCTTTACCTCTGGTAGGTGAAGGACGGGCTTATGAAAATTTAAATATCCCCCTGATTGGTGCAGTGCGTACCATGCCTTCTGGCGGCTTTATCTACATGGATGGGCGACAATTGGCGCGGGATGTACGCGGGGGTTTAGTGCAGCTTACCTGGAGTCAAATTCAAGCGGTGCGGCGTTGGGTAAGTTCCCAAAAAAAATTAGGTAATAATAACGCCATTCTCGCGGTAGGCGATATTGTCCCTTTATTGTTTGCCTTTATCAGTGGGGCTAATTACGCTTTTGTGGGGACAGCGAAATCAGAATACTATGTGCGGGATGAAGTAGGGGTACTACCAAGGAAATCAAAAGCAGCCCGTTGGGAAAACTTTTCTGGTTCAATTTATCATCCGTGGGAACGGTGGTTGATGAGTCGTCGCCGTTGTCGCGCGGTGTTTCCTAGAGATGGTTTGACTACACAAACCCTAAAAAATTGGCCGATTCCCGCTTTTGATGTCGGCAACCCGATGATGGATGGTCTAGAACCAAAAGTTTCACCACAGTTATTTTACATGGCCAATGCTCGCTATCAAGAGATGGACAGACCACTGGTAATTACCCTGCTTCCTGGTTCTCGTCCACCAGAGGCTTATCAAAATTGGCAGGTAATTATGACTGGTGTTTCTGCCTTAATGGGGAGTTTTCAAGAACGGGATACATTTTTACCCAATTCGGGCAGTGTGATATTTTTAGGAGCGATCGCATCTGGTTTAGACTTGAATATACTTGCTCAAACTGTGCAATCCCAAGGTTGGCGACCCCACGCAGATTTACCCTTACCTCTGCAAGATAGCAATGCGTTGATATTTAAACAACGTAACGCCTATTTAATTTTGACTCAACAATCATATAATGAATGCTTGCATTGGGGTGATGTAGCGATCGCAATGGCTGGTACAGCTACAGAACAGTTTATCGGTTTAGGTAAACCTGCGATCGCTATTCCTGGAAAGGGGCCACAATATAACCCTGGTTTTGCCGAAGCCCAAAGCCGACTTTTAGGCTTATCCCTGATTTTAGTCGAAGAAGCAGTACAAGTAGCTCAAGTAGTGCGATCGCTTTTCACCAACCCTGACAGCCTACACATCATCAGAGAAAATGGAGTCCGCCGCATGGGTAAACCAGGTGCAGCAAAGCGTATTGCTGAATGTTTATTAGAAAAGTTTGGTAATTGGTAG
- a CDS encoding Tab2/Atab2 family RNA-binding protein: MGSIWELDFYSRPILDENQKKVWEVVICESPLDIRTKTDSLFRYAQYCPSTEVNSVWLRTAIQEAISKAGEAPIKIRFFRRQMNNMIVKACEDAGIPALASRRTLALNQLLKQRMEEVYPQEPGYQGGTTPSVRLDSPLPQRLPDALEGQQWVFVSLSAADLAEMPEWEIGFSEAFPLDFVQVSPESRIPGVLIFSPRALPIAGWMSGLELAFLRVDTSQGTRLVLETGATESWILANIKNPTTLQEARGFEEAKQKANGVHFIGVQSNPEAESFAGFWLLQEVGV, from the coding sequence ATGGGCAGTATTTGGGAATTAGATTTTTACTCCCGTCCGATTTTGGACGAAAATCAGAAAAAAGTTTGGGAAGTTGTAATTTGTGAAAGTCCCTTAGATATTCGCACAAAGACGGATTCCTTATTTCGCTATGCACAATATTGTCCCAGCACTGAGGTCAATTCAGTTTGGTTAAGGACAGCCATTCAAGAGGCAATTAGCAAGGCGGGGGAAGCACCAATCAAAATTCGCTTTTTCCGTCGCCAAATGAATAATATGATCGTCAAGGCTTGCGAAGATGCAGGTATTCCAGCTTTAGCCAGCCGACGCACCTTGGCGCTCAATCAATTGCTGAAGCAGCGCATGGAAGAGGTTTATCCCCAAGAACCAGGTTATCAAGGGGGAACGACTCCCTCAGTGCGTTTGGACAGTCCCTTACCGCAACGCTTACCTGATGCCTTGGAAGGACAACAATGGGTGTTTGTCTCTTTATCAGCTGCGGATTTAGCAGAAATGCCAGAATGGGAAATTGGTTTTAGTGAGGCATTTCCATTAGATTTTGTCCAGGTATCGCCGGAAAGCCGCATTCCTGGGGTATTGATTTTCTCCCCTAGAGCTTTGCCAATAGCGGGTTGGATGTCTGGTTTGGAGTTGGCATTTTTGAGAGTAGATACCAGCCAAGGAACAAGACTAGTTTTAGAAACTGGTGCTACGGAAAGTTGGATTTTAGCAAATATCAAAAATCCCACCACCTTACAAGAAGCTAGAGGTTTCGAGGAAGCAAAACAAAAGGCCAACGGTGTACATTTTATCGGCGTGCAGTCAAACCCGGAAGCGGAGTCTTTTGCTGGATTTTGGCTGTTACAAGAGGTAGGGGTGTAG
- a CDS encoding fasciclin domain-containing protein, with amino-acid sequence MADIVDTAVNAGSFNTLVAAVKAAGLVDTLKGVGPFTVFAPTDEAFAKLPQGTVDALLKDIPKLKKILTYHVVSGKVLAADVVKLKSATTVQGSDVKIDASNGVKINDAKVATPDVAADNGVIHIIDTVLIPA; translated from the coding sequence ATGGCTGACATTGTTGATACTGCTGTAAATGCTGGCTCCTTTAACACTTTAGTTGCTGCGGTTAAGGCTGCTGGGCTAGTAGATACTCTCAAAGGTGTTGGTCCATTCACAGTTTTTGCACCTACCGATGAAGCATTTGCTAAACTGCCACAAGGTACTGTGGATGCTTTGCTAAAAGACATTCCCAAGCTCAAGAAAATCCTGACTTATCATGTTGTTTCGGGTAAAGTTCTAGCTGCTGATGTAGTTAAGCTGAAGTCAGCCACTACTGTACAGGGTTCAGATGTAAAAATCGACGCATCTAATGGTGTCAAAATAAATGATGCTAAAGTTGCGACTCCCGATGTTGCTGCTGATAACGGTGTTATTCATATAATTGATACCGTGCTGATTCCTGCGTAA
- a CDS encoding DUF4349 domain-containing protein: MQKSIQLPRKSALFVTALIGGVIFTSCASAPQSTNQASAPVPVTASELADNVAQKAQAAPIPRSRPQLIKKAAITLIVNSVDKTIDTVTQIVNSQQGDLIGLNEQQPTKGNTRHTASIQLRVPQNSLEPTIEELAKLGTVENRKITAEDVGNQLVDFQARLTNLRKTEANLQKIMDRAGSVRDVLSVAQELSNVRQSIEQIDAQLKNLQNQVAYSTITLNLKAAVASTSPQLAVNSQIQETWNKSTYSLGNFTVGLLKLGIWLIVYSPYWLILSAGVYGFYRWRRNHLASH, encoded by the coding sequence ATGCAAAAGTCTATTCAATTACCACGTAAATCAGCTTTATTTGTCACTGCGCTAATAGGGGGAGTAATTTTTACCAGTTGCGCTTCTGCACCCCAGTCTACAAATCAAGCATCAGCACCTGTACCTGTTACTGCTTCTGAGCTTGCTGATAATGTGGCACAAAAGGCGCAAGCTGCACCTATACCCCGTTCCCGTCCCCAATTAATTAAAAAAGCGGCCATAACTCTAATTGTCAACTCGGTAGATAAAACTATTGATACTGTTACGCAAATTGTTAATAGTCAGCAGGGAGACTTAATTGGCTTAAATGAACAACAACCCACAAAGGGAAATACCCGTCATACTGCCTCAATACAGCTAAGAGTACCGCAGAACTCACTAGAACCCACAATAGAGGAGTTAGCTAAATTAGGCACAGTAGAAAATCGTAAAATCACGGCGGAAGATGTGGGCAATCAATTGGTTGATTTCCAAGCTAGATTAACTAATCTCCGGAAAACTGAAGCTAATCTGCAAAAAATTATGGATCGGGCAGGTTCAGTTAGAGATGTACTCAGTGTTGCCCAAGAACTCAGCAATGTTAGACAATCTATCGAACAAATTGATGCTCAATTAAAAAACCTACAGAATCAAGTCGCCTATTCCACTATTACGCTCAATCTCAAAGCAGCCGTCGCTAGTACTAGCCCTCAACTGGCTGTAAATTCCCAAATACAAGAAACTTGGAATAAATCCACTTATTCGCTAGGAAATTTTACGGTTGGGCTGCTCAAATTGGGTATTTGGTTAATAGTGTACAGTCCCTATTGGTTAATTTTGTCTGCTGGAGTCTATGGGTTCTACCGTTGGCGGCGTAATCATTTAGCTAGTCATTAG
- a CDS encoding chloride channel protein codes for MYFRSWLQPRRGLAIAEACVIGVLAALSAVFLKVCSGLLGAWRVHSSHVLPAWVVLPIIGLGFGYLAGLMVQRLAPEAAGSGIPQVKATLANIPMKLSWRVAVIKLLSAIIALGSGITLGRQGPTVQVGAGLASGMSRLVPTSPDHRRQMIAAGAGAGLAAAFNAPIAGVLFIIEELLQDLSGLTLGTAIIASFIGGVVSRLLGGRSLNLNIELLSYSSRFTFPEIPFFLLLGVLAGLLGALFNRGLIFSLQFYRSLHISLPLRVGLAGLVSGIVVSLLPESFRDNAGLREYVITGDLNPSFAAIAFVAQFTLTLVAFGSGAPGGLFAPSLILGSALGHLVGVLEYQITGDGSPVTYALAGMGGFFSAVSKVPITAIVIIFEMTTDFNLVLPLMIVSVTAYLVADKVVPGSLYEKLLLLNGITLTKQMSVEGILSQMTAKDVMQQRVETLDADITLEEAKQAFASSHHRGFPVVEDNKLVGIITQSDLTKSLSRNLENHPHLREIMTANPMTVTPIHTLSNVLYLLDRYQISRLPVVDGQKLIGIITRADIIRVEADRLNCENPNPGPQPEPSYVVYQTRSPSTGRGRILVPVANPETAATLLKMAAAIARDRHYEIECVQVMLVSRHSSPSETTVRTAKSRRLLRQAEVLAKKWRIPLHTQIRVAHDPAHAILETIKDRHIDLILMGWKGSTSTPGRIFGNVVDTIIRQATCDVVLVKLGTSPIPNPPFNRWLVPMAGGPNARIAIKLLPALVTLSDDPQIRLTRVFKPWEFRPDMTVLEQAIRQLMRRRQLSSTVIAAPVQADSVVEGVIKLVKTEGYDVVVLGASREGLLQQAIQGNIPEAIASGVDITVILVRGAIES; via the coding sequence ATGTACTTTCGCAGTTGGTTGCAGCCTAGACGGGGTTTAGCGATCGCCGAAGCTTGTGTTATTGGGGTTTTAGCTGCATTATCTGCGGTATTCCTCAAGGTTTGTTCGGGATTATTAGGTGCATGGCGGGTTCATAGTTCTCATGTTTTGCCTGCATGGGTAGTTTTACCAATCATCGGTTTGGGCTTTGGGTATTTGGCTGGTCTGATGGTGCAAAGATTAGCACCAGAGGCGGCGGGTAGTGGTATCCCCCAAGTCAAGGCTACCCTGGCAAATATACCGATGAAATTGTCTTGGCGGGTAGCGGTGATTAAGCTACTGAGTGCCATTATTGCTTTAGGTTCTGGCATCACATTAGGAAGACAAGGGCCGACAGTCCAAGTAGGGGCAGGTTTAGCGTCGGGGATGAGTCGCTTGGTTCCCACTTCTCCTGACCATCGGCGGCAAATGATTGCGGCTGGTGCGGGTGCAGGTTTGGCGGCTGCTTTTAATGCTCCCATTGCCGGGGTATTATTCATTATTGAGGAATTACTTCAAGATTTATCGGGATTGACTCTGGGAACTGCCATTATCGCTTCATTTATTGGCGGGGTAGTGTCCCGGTTGTTGGGTGGTCGCAGTCTAAATTTAAATATAGAATTACTTTCCTACTCCAGCCGGTTTACTTTTCCAGAAATTCCCTTCTTTTTGCTTTTGGGTGTTTTAGCGGGGTTACTGGGTGCATTATTTAATCGTGGCTTGATTTTTAGCCTCCAGTTTTATCGGAGTCTGCATATTAGTTTACCTTTGCGGGTCGGTTTGGCTGGGTTGGTTTCGGGGATTGTCGTATCGCTGTTACCTGAGTCGTTTCGGGATAATGCTGGTTTAAGGGAATATGTAATTACTGGTGATTTAAATCCAAGCTTTGCAGCGATCGCTTTTGTTGCTCAGTTTACCCTAACTTTAGTCGCATTTGGTTCTGGCGCACCCGGAGGTTTATTTGCGCCTAGCTTAATTTTGGGTTCGGCTTTAGGACATTTGGTCGGTGTATTAGAGTATCAAATCACTGGTGATGGTTCTCCTGTGACTTACGCCTTAGCGGGGATGGGAGGTTTTTTTAGTGCCGTTTCTAAAGTACCAATCACTGCCATTGTGATTATCTTTGAAATGACCACAGATTTTAATTTAGTGTTGCCTTTGATGATAGTGTCTGTGACGGCTTACTTGGTAGCAGACAAAGTAGTACCCGGTTCACTGTATGAGAAATTATTACTGTTGAATGGCATTACCCTCACTAAACAGATGTCGGTAGAGGGGATATTAAGCCAAATGACTGCAAAAGATGTGATGCAGCAACGGGTAGAAACTTTAGATGCAGATATTACCCTTGAAGAAGCCAAGCAAGCCTTTGCTAGTTCCCACCATCGCGGCTTCCCGGTAGTGGAAGATAACAAATTAGTCGGGATTATTACCCAATCAGATTTAACTAAAAGCCTCAGCCGCAATCTAGAGAATCATCCTCACCTCAGGGAAATCATGACCGCCAATCCCATGACAGTCACACCCATACATACCCTGAGTAATGTTTTATATTTGCTAGACCGCTATCAAATCAGTCGCCTACCAGTAGTAGACGGGCAAAAACTCATCGGGATTATCACCCGTGCAGATATCATTCGGGTAGAAGCAGACCGTCTCAACTGCGAAAACCCCAACCCAGGCCCCCAACCGGAACCATCCTATGTAGTTTACCAAACGCGGAGTCCCAGCACTGGCAGAGGTAGAATACTAGTCCCAGTAGCCAACCCAGAAACCGCCGCAACTCTATTAAAAATGGCAGCTGCCATTGCCCGCGATCGCCATTATGAAATAGAGTGTGTACAAGTGATGCTGGTTTCTCGTCACAGTTCCCCTTCAGAAACCACCGTCAGAACCGCCAAAAGTCGTCGCCTTCTGCGACAAGCCGAAGTATTAGCCAAAAAATGGCGCATTCCTCTACACACCCAAATTAGGGTCGCCCATGATCCTGCTCACGCCATTTTAGAAACCATCAAAGACCGACACATAGATTTAATTCTCATGGGATGGAAAGGCAGCACATCTACCCCAGGCAGGATTTTTGGCAATGTTGTAGACACCATCATCCGCCAAGCCACCTGTGACGTAGTACTAGTGAAGTTAGGTACTTCCCCAATCCCCAATCCCCCATTCAATCGCTGGCTAGTCCCAATGGCTGGCGGCCCTAACGCCAGAATAGCCATTAAATTATTACCGGCTTTAGTTACTTTAAGCGATGACCCACAAATCCGCTTGACAAGGGTGTTTAAACCTTGGGAATTTAGACCAGATATGACAGTTTTAGAACAAGCCATTCGTCAATTGATGCGTCGCCGCCAACTATCTAGTACTGTAATTGCTGCGCCGGTACAAGCTGATTCAGTAGTCGAAGGTGTGATTAAGTTAGTGAAAACCGAAGGTTATGATGTGGTGGTTTTAGGCGCTTCCCGTGAAGGTTTATTACAACAGGCTATTCAAGGTAATATTCCAGAGGCGATCGCTTCTGGTGTTGATATTACCGTAATTTTGGTAAGGGGAGCAATTGAAAGTTAG
- a CDS encoding aminotransferase class I/II-fold pyridoxal phosphate-dependent enzyme → MLDQNQTPLIDGIKACIARPHAAFYTPGHKRGRGIAQPLADLLGEAVFGADLTELANLDNLSAPQGVIQEAQRLAAAAFGAAQTWFLVNGSTCGVEAAIMATCRPGDKIILPRNVHSSAIAGLILSGAIPIFIHPEYDQVLDIAHSMTPEAVKAALQQHPDAKAVLAVYPTYYGVCGDLEAIAQITHQYNIPLLVDEAHGAHFTFHPELPTPALAAGADLTVQSIHKVLGAMTQASMLHIQGDRINAVRVSQALQLLQSTSPSYVLLASLDAARQQMALCGKQLMSRTLQLANEARERISQIPGLSVLQPPTMTPSSGFTTLDKTRLTITVSGLGLTGFAAEEILDEQLGVTAEFATFKHLTFIISLGNTTADIEQLVQGFTTLAETTPPAKALVNPRVNSNLEYFSEISPRDAFFADSETLSIEQARDRICAEIICPYPPGIPVIMPGEVITKPAIEYLQHIQSSGGFITGCADTSLSTLKVLVIGH, encoded by the coding sequence ATGCTCGATCAAAACCAAACACCATTAATCGATGGGATAAAAGCTTGTATCGCTCGTCCTCATGCAGCGTTTTATACTCCTGGGCATAAGCGGGGGCGGGGGATTGCTCAACCTTTGGCTGATTTGTTGGGTGAAGCTGTGTTTGGTGCTGATTTGACGGAGTTGGCTAATTTAGATAATTTATCTGCACCCCAAGGAGTGATTCAGGAAGCCCAACGATTAGCGGCGGCGGCTTTTGGTGCTGCACAGACATGGTTTTTAGTCAATGGTTCTACTTGCGGTGTCGAGGCAGCAATTATGGCTACTTGTAGACCAGGGGATAAGATTATTTTGCCTCGGAATGTACATTCATCGGCGATCGCTGGTTTAATTCTCTCTGGTGCTATCCCAATCTTTATTCATCCTGAATATGACCAGGTTTTAGATATTGCCCACAGTATGACACCTGAGGCTGTAAAAGCTGCTTTGCAACAACATCCTGATGCTAAAGCGGTGTTGGCAGTTTACCCTACATATTACGGTGTGTGTGGGGATTTAGAAGCGATCGCCCAAATCACCCACCAATACAATATTCCTCTACTTGTAGATGAAGCCCACGGCGCACACTTCACTTTTCACCCAGAATTACCTACCCCAGCCTTAGCCGCAGGTGCAGACTTAACTGTACAGTCCATTCACAAGGTACTGGGTGCAATGACGCAAGCTTCGATGTTACACATCCAAGGTGACAGAATAAATGCGGTTAGAGTTAGTCAGGCTTTGCAACTGCTACAGTCCACTAGCCCCAGTTATGTACTTCTAGCTTCTCTGGATGCGGCTCGTCAACAAATGGCTTTGTGTGGGAAACAGTTAATGTCCCGTACCTTACAACTAGCCAATGAAGCTAGAGAAAGAATTAGTCAAATTCCTGGCTTATCAGTTTTACAACCTCCTACCATGACACCATCATCAGGGTTTACAACTTTGGATAAAACACGCTTAACTATCACTGTTTCCGGCTTGGGTTTAACGGGTTTTGCGGCGGAAGAAATTTTAGATGAACAACTGGGGGTAACGGCTGAATTTGCCACTTTCAAGCATCTCACCTTTATTATTAGCTTGGGAAACACAACTGCTGATATTGAGCAGTTAGTCCAAGGTTTCACAACTTTAGCAGAAACAACACCGCCTGCTAAGGCATTAGTCAACCCAAGAGTTAATAGTAATCTGGAATATTTTTCAGAGATTTCCCCCCGTGATGCCTTTTTTGCCGATAGTGAAACATTATCCATCGAACAGGCGCGCGATCGCATTTGTGCAGAAATTATCTGTCCTTATCCCCCAGGAATCCCCGTTATTATGCCAGGAGAAGTTATCACAAAACCTGCCATTGAATATTTACAACACATCCAAAGTTCAGGCGGATTTATTACTGGTTGTGCCGATACTAGTCTGAGTACTTTAAAGGTGTTAGTCATTGGTCATTAG
- a CDS encoding sodium-dependent bicarbonate transport family permease, which produces MNSSLILSNILNPPVLFFFLGMLAIFCKSDLDIPQPLPKLFSLYLLLAIGFKGGYEIEESGINPEIALTLLAAIFMASAVPIYSFFVLRIKLDSYNAAAIAATYGSISAVTFITAQSFLKILNISSGGHMVAALALMESPAIIVGIVLVRLFTQNKDEEKGEFSWGEVLREAFLNGSVFLLVGSVLVGILTGERGWEKLHPFTQDIFYGVLAFFLLDMGMVAARRIKDLRRTGSFLIAFSIFMPVANAIFGIILAKFIGISQGNALLFAVLCASASYIAVPAAMRITVPEANPSLYVSMALALTFPFNIIVGIPLYFNIIKLIGI; this is translated from the coding sequence ATGAATTCCAGCCTGATTTTATCCAACATTTTAAATCCGCCAGTGCTTTTTTTCTTTCTGGGAATGCTGGCGATTTTTTGCAAATCGGATTTAGATATTCCCCAACCGTTACCAAAGTTATTCTCTCTATACCTGCTACTAGCTATCGGGTTTAAAGGAGGATATGAAATTGAAGAAAGTGGAATTAATCCAGAAATTGCCTTGACATTATTAGCGGCTATATTTATGGCTTCTGCTGTACCGATATATTCGTTTTTTGTGTTGAGAATCAAACTGGATAGTTATAATGCTGCTGCTATTGCAGCCACCTATGGTTCTATCAGTGCTGTCACCTTTATCACCGCTCAGTCATTTCTCAAAATTCTCAATATCTCCTCAGGTGGACACATGGTAGCAGCCTTAGCTTTGATGGAATCTCCAGCAATTATAGTTGGCATTGTACTAGTGAGATTATTCACGCAAAATAAAGACGAGGAGAAAGGAGAATTTTCTTGGGGTGAAGTACTTAGAGAAGCATTTTTAAATGGTTCAGTATTTCTCCTAGTTGGTAGCGTGTTAGTTGGTATTCTCACAGGTGAAAGAGGTTGGGAGAAATTACATCCCTTTACCCAAGATATCTTTTACGGAGTCCTAGCTTTCTTTTTACTAGATATGGGGATGGTAGCAGCAAGACGAATTAAAGACCTGAGGCGTACAGGCTCTTTCTTGATTGCATTTTCCATATTTATGCCTGTGGCTAACGCAATTTTTGGCATCATTTTAGCTAAATTTATCGGTATTTCCCAAGGAAATGCCCTCTTGTTTGCTGTTCTTTGTGCAAGTGCATCTTATATTGCCGTTCCAGCAGCCATGAGAATAACTGTTCCTGAGGCTAACCCCAGTTTATATGTATCTATGGCCTTAGCTCTGACTTTTCCTTTCAATATCATTGTCGGAATTCCCTTGTATTTCAACATCATCAAATTAATAGGAATTTAG
- a CDS encoding DUF3592 domain-containing protein: protein MNLKFRQITFEDKFSGILGLVIGCVFIGGGFLVNNQITKERATLKQTQGTVVDSLRRRERDSKDKQKETYAPVVEFLAKGDRIRFTGDYRSYRSSNGKIVAVRYDPKRPTTTARVVDSYEGLIPWISFGMGGLSLISGLRQISPIYLSSSDE from the coding sequence ATGAATTTGAAATTTCGCCAAATTACCTTTGAAGATAAATTTAGTGGCATTCTTGGTCTGGTGATTGGATGTGTGTTTATTGGGGGCGGTTTTTTGGTAAATAATCAAATCACCAAGGAACGTGCAACGTTAAAACAAACACAGGGTACCGTAGTAGATAGCCTTCGTCGTCGTGAACGCGACAGTAAGGATAAGCAAAAGGAAACCTATGCGCCTGTAGTTGAGTTTCTAGCCAAAGGCGATCGCATCCGTTTCACAGGTGATTATCGATCTTACCGTTCCAGTAACGGCAAAATAGTAGCAGTACGTTATGACCCTAAGCGACCAACCACTACCGCGCGTGTAGTGGATTCTTATGAAGGCTTGATACCTTGGATCAGTTTTGGTATGGGTGGGTTAAGCCTGATCTCTGGCCTGCGCCAGATTTCCCCTATATACTTGTCTTCAAGCGACGAGTAG